From the genome of Prevotella herbatica, one region includes:
- a CDS encoding SusC/RagA family TonB-linked outer membrane protein — protein MVVGQVVEEENEDPIPYATIFIKGANKQVLTDDKGQFAIQANKNNILIVSYIGFESKEVQVTSHNIKIYLKKAAYDLDEVQVVGTALGLKRPAKELGYSATIINNAKLTEGAPTNTLTGLSSKVAGLRINMYDSKVDPDFKVVLRGYRSLTGNNEPIYVVDGMPIPDINRLNPNDIESITVLKGANAAALYGSEGVNGALIITTKSGEKGKGKVEYRNSTMFSSVFLLPKAQTSFGQGIDGVYSPTTSQSWGPAFDGTMKDFGTTLPNGEQPQVLYAAPSHDVRKDLFQTGVNVQHDISFSKATNRASYFTSLQAMQIDGIIPQDKSTRYSGRFNTTQNFENLTLSTSINCSTTNSNTAPDGPWPSLYVLPANYPLAEMKNWKDENSLGNPNNYFVSGVSGLQLNSPYYYIDTHRDKSRQQILNGKIEAEYTFFPWLKAMARIGLYNSDTQTHSSITKYDTYVSGRNQSGSVSDGSAFIRRVNGDFIIKANQKWGRFAVNGIVGENIRDDYAKSVNISASNLLFSNIENPDSRSGDLTGSTNISRQRQVALYGEVTGGYNDYLFLTVTGRNDWVSVLSKENRSFFYPGISSSFVFSNAFDFLKESKVFSFGKIYAAYNKTGNVSGISPYALNLSYSQATNFPYNNLVGYVPASQKPNKNIKPEFVRSFEIGTQLSFFDRRLNAEIAYSYSNSKGQIFQASTSAATGYTSTLINMGELSNNVLEVSLSGDILRNKNWRWNLALNYSYIKNKVIDLYGTDDTEEYSIFKVLYAVKGESFPSVKVTDYNRDPQGRIIVDAKTGLPSKAVNLTTKGSSVPPHLFGLQSSISYKSFSLYFDFDCRLGGWNNSEFINSMIKAGTHPMTTQYNRKEYIIPNSVIQQTNADGTKTYVENTSVYAKGSDKASYWSSYVAGYTINYTAKSDYLKLKTLSLSYNVPHSILKRLAIISDATISVQATNLFIIRHKGYDAGDPENLYYNEGFNGWRQQPPYRTYGFTLDVTF, from the coding sequence TTGGTAGTTGGGCAAGTAGTAGAAGAAGAAAACGAAGATCCAATCCCTTATGCAACGATTTTCATTAAGGGTGCTAACAAACAAGTTCTAACAGATGATAAAGGTCAGTTTGCTATACAAGCAAACAAGAATAATATTTTAATTGTTTCTTATATTGGTTTTGAATCCAAAGAGGTTCAGGTAACATCTCACAATATTAAGATCTATCTGAAAAAAGCAGCGTATGACCTTGATGAAGTTCAGGTTGTGGGTACGGCTCTCGGCTTAAAGCGCCCTGCTAAAGAATTAGGATATTCAGCAACTATAATTAATAATGCTAAGTTGACGGAAGGAGCTCCAACAAATACGCTTACCGGTCTGAGTTCTAAAGTAGCAGGACTAAGAATTAATATGTATGACAGCAAGGTTGACCCTGATTTTAAAGTTGTATTGAGAGGATACAGATCTCTAACCGGAAACAACGAACCAATATACGTAGTAGATGGTATGCCGATACCGGACATTAATAGATTGAATCCTAACGATATCGAAAGTATTACGGTATTAAAAGGTGCAAATGCTGCGGCTCTATATGGTTCAGAAGGCGTTAACGGAGCCTTAATTATTACGACCAAAAGTGGCGAAAAGGGAAAAGGAAAGGTTGAATACCGAAACTCGACCATGTTTTCGAGCGTTTTCTTGTTACCTAAAGCTCAAACGTCATTCGGACAAGGCATAGATGGTGTTTACAGTCCTACAACATCTCAATCTTGGGGACCAGCTTTTGACGGAACAATGAAGGACTTTGGAACAACATTGCCTAATGGAGAGCAACCACAAGTATTGTATGCCGCTCCTAGTCATGACGTACGTAAGGACCTTTTCCAAACAGGTGTAAACGTTCAACATGATATATCTTTTTCAAAGGCAACAAATCGTGCTTCGTATTTTACCTCTTTGCAAGCAATGCAGATTGATGGAATCATACCTCAGGATAAAAGCACGAGATATAGCGGTAGATTTAATACAACTCAGAATTTCGAAAATTTGACCTTGTCAACAAGTATTAATTGCTCCACTACAAACAGTAATACAGCGCCCGATGGTCCTTGGCCTTCACTGTATGTGTTGCCGGCTAACTACCCGCTAGCAGAGATGAAGAACTGGAAAGATGAAAACTCTTTGGGTAATCCAAATAACTATTTTGTGAGTGGAGTTTCTGGTCTTCAATTAAACAGTCCTTATTATTACATAGATACACATCGCGACAAAAGCCGTCAACAGATACTAAATGGAAAGATTGAAGCTGAATATACTTTCTTTCCTTGGTTAAAAGCCATGGCTCGTATTGGATTATATAATTCAGATACACAAACGCATAGTTCTATAACAAAATACGATACTTATGTGTCTGGGCGAAACCAAAGCGGTAGTGTTAGCGATGGTTCTGCGTTTATAAGGCGCGTTAATGGTGATTTTATTATCAAAGCAAATCAGAAATGGGGAAGATTCGCTGTGAATGGAATCGTGGGAGAAAACATCAGAGATGATTATGCAAAATCGGTGAATATATCAGCATCTAATTTATTATTTTCGAATATCGAAAACCCGGATAGCCGTAGCGGAGATTTGACAGGATCGACAAATATCAGCCGTCAGCGTCAAGTTGCTCTGTATGGTGAAGTTACCGGTGGCTATAATGATTATCTATTCTTGACTGTTACCGGACGAAATGACTGGGTGTCTGTGCTCAGTAAGGAAAACAGGTCATTCTTTTATCCTGGAATAAGTAGTTCTTTTGTATTTTCAAATGCTTTCGATTTTCTAAAAGAATCTAAAGTGTTTTCTTTTGGTAAAATTTATGCTGCTTACAATAAAACAGGTAATGTTTCAGGAATCAGCCCATACGCACTGAACTTATCTTATAGTCAGGCAACCAACTTCCCTTATAATAATTTAGTTGGATATGTACCAGCATCTCAGAAACCTAATAAAAATATAAAGCCTGAGTTTGTGCGCTCTTTCGAAATAGGAACACAACTAAGCTTTTTCGATCGCCGATTAAATGCAGAGATTGCTTATTCATACTCTAATTCAAAAGGACAGATATTCCAAGCATCTACATCTGCCGCAACTGGATATACTTCTACCCTTATCAACATGGGAGAGTTATCTAATAATGTATTAGAGGTGTCTTTGAGCGGAGATATTCTCCGTAACAAAAATTGGAGATGGAACTTAGCTCTCAATTACAGTTATATCAAGAATAAAGTTATTGACCTGTACGGAACTGATGACACCGAAGAATACAGTATCTTTAAAGTTTTGTATGCCGTCAAAGGAGAGTCCTTCCCTAGTGTGAAAGTTACAGACTACAATCGCGATCCTCAAGGGCGTATTATTGTGGATGCAAAAACAGGTCTTCCGTCAAAAGCCGTAAATCTTACGACAAAGGGTTCGTCTGTTCCTCCTCATTTGTTTGGACTTCAATCAAGCATCAGCTATAAGAGTTTCTCTTTATACTTTGATTTCGACTGTCGTCTTGGTGGATGGAATAATTCTGAATTTATTAATTCGATGATAAAAGCCGGCACACACCCTATGACTACTCAATACAACAGAAAGGAATACATTATTCCTAATTCTGTTATACAACAAACCAATGCTGACGGAACAAAGACTTATGTAGAAAACACATCAGTCTATGCTAAGGGTAGTGATAAAGCAAGTTATTGGTCAAGTTATGTGGCTGGCTATACAATCAATTATACAGCAAAATCAGATTATCTGAAATTAAAAACATTAAGTCTATCCTATAATGTTCCTCATTCTATATTGAAAAGACTAGCCATAATCAGTGATGCTACTATCAGTGTACAAGCTACAAACTTATTCATAATCAGACATAAAGGATACGATGCAGGAGATCCGGAAAACCTTTATTATAATGAAGGCTTCAACGGCTGGAGACAACAACCTCCTTATCGCACATACGGTTTCACTTTAGATGTTACTTTTTAA
- a CDS encoding SusD/RagB family nutrient-binding outer membrane lipoprotein: MKKFNIALYIFFISFVGSCFQSCDSFLDVNENPNKPMDKDMTLAYRLPSALYNTAYQESVQLNQLGCFWGGYWGLNAESKTQYANIQQYNGADIMSERNGIPIWENGYTYANNYYLILNQATEEGSKVYGGIARIMLAWHFMRLADIYGDIPLDQAFNMDTYPHPEYEDGIEVYKKTIDLLTEAINMLKAKRSVAEAKPSSDDIVFNGDVTKWIQFANTIKLRALIRQSEVAGQESYIASEIDKIKVEGSGFLTESALANPGFTTSKPNPYWSNYYRSTDDKETSAHTYIRPTEYVIAQYEALNDPRLAHLYTKTSAGKYQGVIFGYTGNDDQYKMANTSVLKGPKENKSEAGAIFKSATQSLVLLSDFESYFLQAEAAQRGWISDNAASLYQKGIEASCTYMGVSPSEISSYLAQPSIAYDGTIKQIILQKWLAHNSINGIEAWNDFRRLGLPQFPNSADETDSSVRPKRLLYPETETQTNVSQVKKRNITDITKDRVWWDVH, encoded by the coding sequence ATGAAAAAATTTAATATAGCACTATACATATTCTTTATATCCTTTGTAGGTAGTTGCTTTCAATCTTGCGACTCTTTCCTAGATGTAAACGAGAATCCTAATAAGCCAATGGATAAAGACATGACTTTGGCTTATAGACTGCCATCAGCATTATACAATACCGCTTATCAAGAATCGGTACAACTCAATCAGTTAGGCTGTTTCTGGGGTGGATATTGGGGATTAAATGCTGAAAGCAAAACCCAATATGCCAATATCCAACAGTATAACGGAGCCGATATAATGTCTGAACGTAATGGTATTCCTATCTGGGAGAATGGATATACATACGCCAACAACTATTATCTTATCCTCAATCAGGCAACAGAAGAAGGTTCAAAAGTATATGGAGGTATTGCCCGTATTATGCTTGCTTGGCATTTTATGCGTTTAGCAGATATATATGGCGACATTCCGCTAGATCAAGCCTTCAACATGGATACATATCCACATCCTGAATACGAAGATGGTATTGAAGTGTATAAGAAAACGATTGATTTATTGACTGAAGCTATAAACATGCTGAAAGCTAAAAGAAGTGTGGCTGAAGCTAAACCATCTTCTGATGATATTGTCTTTAACGGAGATGTGACCAAATGGATTCAATTTGCAAATACCATAAAGCTTAGGGCTTTAATTCGTCAGAGTGAAGTCGCTGGGCAAGAATCATACATCGCATCCGAAATTGATAAAATCAAAGTCGAAGGCAGTGGTTTTCTCACCGAATCTGCTTTAGCCAATCCTGGATTTACAACAAGCAAGCCCAATCCATATTGGAGTAATTATTATCGCTCAACAGATGATAAAGAAACCTCTGCTCATACCTATATTCGTCCTACAGAATATGTAATAGCGCAATATGAGGCATTGAATGATCCTCGTTTGGCACATTTGTATACTAAAACATCAGCAGGCAAGTATCAAGGGGTAATTTTTGGATATACAGGCAACGATGATCAATATAAAATGGCAAATACCTCTGTATTGAAGGGACCGAAAGAAAACAAATCTGAAGCTGGAGCAATATTCAAATCGGCTACTCAATCGTTGGTTTTGCTAAGTGATTTCGAAAGTTACTTCCTTCAAGCTGAAGCAGCTCAGAGAGGCTGGATCAGCGACAATGCTGCAAGCTTGTATCAAAAAGGTATTGAGGCTTCTTGCACCTATATGGGAGTCTCTCCATCCGAAATATCATCTTACTTGGCTCAGCCGTCAATTGCTTACGATGGCACCATCAAACAAATTATTCTACAAAAATGGCTAGCTCACAATTCTATCAATGGAATTGAAGCATGGAATGATTTTCGCAGATTAGGTTTACCTCAATTCCCGAATTCGGCTGATGAGACAGATTCATCGGTTCGTCCTAAACGATTACTGTATCCCGAAACTGAAACACAGACAAATGTATCTCAGGTGAAGAAACGTAATATCACTGATATAACAAAAGATCGTGTTTGGTGGGATGTGCACTAA
- a CDS encoding DUF6088 family protein — translation MTIQEQIKQRIDKAKPGTLFFVNDFAEFDNEYVSKLLSTMNDFNVLERLAKGIYYKPIVTKYGNVYPSAEKIVKSIAEHENAKILPTGEYALNALGLSTQVPMNAVYLTTGSPRTITIGNKKIRLKHRAPSAYSYKSQLMPLLVLALRAKGKDNITSSDTNRIEKIISDSTEKQLIKTDLMIAPVWIRKYIKPIIEKHEHLAR, via the coding sequence ATGACAATTCAAGAACAAATAAAACAACGGATAGACAAAGCTAAGCCAGGAACGCTTTTCTTTGTTAATGACTTTGCTGAGTTCGATAATGAATATGTCAGCAAGTTATTATCAACGATGAATGACTTCAATGTTCTTGAACGTCTTGCAAAAGGCATATATTATAAACCTATAGTAACAAAATATGGCAATGTATATCCTTCAGCTGAAAAAATAGTAAAATCAATCGCAGAGCACGAGAATGCAAAAATTCTTCCAACGGGAGAATATGCCTTGAATGCGCTTGGTCTGTCAACACAGGTTCCAATGAATGCTGTTTATCTGACAACAGGATCTCCAAGAACAATAACTATTGGGAACAAGAAAATTAGGCTAAAACACAGAGCTCCCAGTGCCTATTCGTATAAAAGCCAATTGATGCCATTACTCGTATTGGCACTAAGGGCAAAGGGTAAAGATAATATAACCTCCTCAGATACGAATAGAATAGAGAAAATCATCTCAGATTCAACGGAAAAACAACTGATAAAAACAGATTTGATGATTGCACCAGTTTGGATTCGCAAATATATAAAACCAATAATAGAAAAACATGAGCATTTGGCAAGATAA
- a CDS encoding nucleotidyl transferase AbiEii/AbiGii toxin family protein translates to MSIWQDKTVEERIAIIQKTGENTKVDDLAIEKDWWVTITLKALFSTSFSQYLLFKGGTSLSKGKWENINLQRFSEDIDISLSRNWFTEIDKKQELYPFAKCETNNQLKSLRKASRKIIIEQLSPELSIQLMNLGVKDFKVENVTSAIQNGVEKSIESDRDPVVLNVVYTSILDEKNEYLQPKVKIEISCMSMDEPFEDRALTSLIYDSFNEVDDATQCIIPTVQPIRTFLEKAFLLNEEYQKKAPRSERMSRHLYDLERLMDTYSDAAIKDAKLYQSIIEHRKKFYHISSVDYNTDKRGQIIIWPKEKMENLFRDDYKAMTESFIYNENPLTFEQLKERIQALEAKFRNSK, encoded by the coding sequence ATGAGCATTTGGCAAGATAAGACTGTAGAAGAGCGTATCGCTATTATACAGAAGACAGGAGAAAATACAAAAGTTGACGACTTGGCTATAGAAAAGGACTGGTGGGTAACTATTACCCTCAAGGCTCTTTTTTCAACATCCTTCTCACAGTACCTGCTTTTCAAAGGAGGAACAAGTTTGTCGAAAGGAAAATGGGAAAACATCAATTTGCAAAGATTCAGTGAAGATATAGACATTTCTTTAAGCAGAAATTGGTTTACAGAAATTGATAAAAAACAAGAGCTATATCCCTTTGCCAAATGTGAAACTAACAATCAATTAAAAAGTTTGCGTAAAGCATCAAGGAAGATTATCATAGAACAACTATCCCCTGAATTAAGTATTCAATTAATGAACTTGGGAGTAAAAGATTTCAAGGTTGAAAATGTAACGAGCGCCATACAAAATGGTGTTGAAAAATCAATAGAGTCAGACCGTGACCCAGTGGTCCTTAACGTTGTTTATACGAGTATCTTAGACGAAAAAAATGAGTATCTTCAGCCTAAAGTTAAGATTGAAATTAGCTGTATGTCTATGGACGAACCATTTGAAGATAGAGCTTTAACTTCGCTTATTTATGATTCTTTCAACGAAGTAGATGATGCAACTCAATGCATAATTCCTACTGTTCAACCTATAAGAACCTTTCTTGAAAAGGCATTTTTACTAAATGAAGAATATCAGAAGAAAGCTCCTAGAAGTGAAAGAATGAGTCGTCATCTATATGACCTAGAGAGACTAATGGATACTTACTCTGATGCTGCCATAAAGGATGCGAAACTTTATCAAAGCATCATTGAACATCGCAAGAAATTCTATCATATCAGCTCAGTAGATTACAATACCGACAAGAGAGGGCAAATTATAATCTGGCCTAAAGAAAAGATGGAGAACTTATTTCGTGATGATTACAAAGCGATGACCGAGTCTTTCATTTATAACGAGAACCCACTGACTTTTGAACAACTAAAGGAAAGAATTCAGGCGTTAGAAGCCAAATTTCGAAATAGCAAGTAG
- a CDS encoding beta-N-acetylhexosaminidase produces MKRILSFFCAMIVSICVSSAYADDVKADYRVVPLPENIKILGNKPFILDASANIVYANGDSLLQRNATFLAEYVKKSVGLSLVVKSHSANSDRNIFLRIDRKIIGDEAYKIEINQHNIIVSGKTANGVFYGIQTLRKSLPIIQHAENVIMPAAVITDSPRFAYRGMMLDVARHFFPVDFVKEYIDLLALHNMNTFHWHLTDDQGWRIEIKKYPLLTKIGSIRKHTTLGRNSSLDDETPYGGFYTQQQAREIVEYAKERYITVIPEIDMPGHMLGALAAYPELGCTGGPYQVSGNWGVFDDILCAGNEKTYQFIQDVMDELMDIFPSKYIHLGGDEAPKTRWTTCEKCQGLIKSLGIKGDKECTAENRLQGYLVSRIEKYLNQKGRKIIGWDEILEGDVQKSATIMSWRGVEGGIKASRLGHDAIMTPVSYCYFDYYQTDKTWNEPLLIGGNLNIEKTYSYQPVPDSLTAAEKKHIIGVQGNLWTEYIVCPSLAEYQVLPRMAALSEVQWMQYDKKNYADFRKRLERLLQVYKLYGYKYFVEK; encoded by the coding sequence ATGAAACGAATTTTATCATTCTTTTGTGCTATGATAGTATCTATCTGTGTTTCTTCTGCTTATGCAGATGATGTTAAGGCTGACTATCGTGTAGTGCCATTGCCTGAAAATATTAAGATATTGGGCAACAAACCATTTATCCTCGATGCTTCTGCAAATATTGTGTATGCTAATGGTGATAGCCTTCTACAAAGAAACGCTACCTTCCTTGCCGAATATGTAAAGAAGTCAGTTGGACTTTCTCTTGTAGTTAAATCTCATTCTGCAAATTCAGATAGAAACATATTCTTACGCATTGACAGAAAGATAATAGGTGACGAAGCTTACAAGATAGAGATTAATCAACATAACATTATTGTATCAGGAAAGACCGCTAATGGTGTGTTTTATGGAATTCAGACTTTACGCAAGTCGTTGCCTATCATTCAGCATGCTGAAAATGTTATCATGCCGGCAGCTGTGATAACAGACTCACCACGCTTTGCTTATCGTGGTATGATGCTTGATGTGGCACGGCATTTCTTTCCAGTTGATTTCGTTAAGGAATACATTGATTTGCTAGCATTGCACAACATGAATACTTTCCACTGGCACCTTACGGATGATCAGGGGTGGAGAATAGAGATAAAGAAATATCCTTTGCTTACAAAAATCGGTTCAATTCGTAAACATACTACTTTAGGGCGTAACTCTTCACTCGATGATGAAACTCCTTATGGTGGCTTCTACACCCAGCAGCAGGCTCGTGAAATTGTTGAGTATGCCAAAGAAAGATACATCACTGTTATCCCAGAGATTGATATGCCGGGACACATGCTAGGTGCACTTGCTGCTTATCCTGAACTTGGATGTACTGGTGGCCCTTATCAGGTGAGTGGAAACTGGGGCGTATTTGATGATATCCTTTGTGCTGGAAACGAGAAGACCTATCAATTTATACAGGATGTAATGGATGAACTCATGGATATATTCCCATCTAAATACATACATCTTGGTGGTGATGAGGCTCCTAAAACAAGATGGACTACTTGTGAAAAATGTCAAGGTTTGATAAAAAGCCTAGGGATAAAAGGTGATAAGGAATGCACTGCCGAAAACAGATTGCAAGGATATCTTGTGTCACGAATAGAGAAATATCTAAATCAGAAAGGTCGTAAGATTATTGGTTGGGATGAAATTCTTGAAGGCGATGTTCAGAAGAGTGCCACGATTATGTCATGGCGTGGAGTAGAGGGTGGAATAAAGGCTTCGCGTCTTGGTCATGATGCCATTATGACTCCTGTTTCATATTGTTACTTTGATTATTATCAGACTGATAAAACATGGAATGAGCCATTGCTTATTGGTGGAAATCTGAATATAGAGAAGACGTATAGTTATCAACCTGTTCCTGATTCTTTGACTGCTGCCGAAAAGAAACATATTATAGGCGTTCAGGGAAATCTTTGGACTGAATACATCGTGTGTCCATCCCTTGCAGAATATCAGGTGTTGCCACGAATGGCAGCATTGTCAGAAGTGCAGTGGATGCAATATGATAAGAAGAATTATGCTGATTTCAGAAAGCGACTTGAAAGACTATTGCAGGTATATAAACTTTATGGATATAAGTACTTTGTTGAAAAATAG
- a CDS encoding cation diffusion facilitator family transporter has protein sequence MIKESSREHKIVKTSYVGIGTNILLALFKAIVGLVANSIAIVLDALNNLTDVLSSLITIIGAKLANRPADKGHPYGHGRIEYFSAIIIAFIVLAAGITSLIESAKKIINPEPSQYTYISVSIIAIAVVVKIVLGKYVTKVGKAVNSQALTASGADASFDAVISVATLISALIMMIWGISVDAWLGGLISIVIIKAGIKMVMSPINELIGRRIDAKLTKSIKMDVAAIQGVNGAYDLLLHNYGPEKMVGSVHIEIVDTLSASEIYTITKNVQRKIREKYNIFLTVGIYAINSKDKTALDMQEQIKTVIAKYKNIMQMHGLYIDRTLKIIQFDILVSFMEKDVVTLRQNVINGINEIFTDYDIEINIDRDITD, from the coding sequence ATGATTAAAGAATCTTCACGCGAACACAAAATAGTGAAAACTAGTTATGTTGGTATCGGAACCAACATATTGCTTGCACTGTTTAAAGCTATAGTGGGACTGGTTGCTAACTCGATAGCCATAGTGCTTGACGCATTAAACAACTTGACTGACGTGCTGTCTAGCTTGATAACTATCATCGGAGCAAAACTTGCCAATAGACCTGCTGACAAAGGACACCCATACGGACATGGAAGAATAGAATATTTCAGCGCAATAATTATTGCCTTTATCGTTCTTGCTGCTGGAATAACATCGCTTATTGAATCTGCAAAGAAAATTATAAATCCAGAACCTTCTCAATATACTTATATTTCTGTATCAATAATTGCCATTGCTGTGGTAGTTAAAATCGTGCTTGGAAAATATGTGACGAAGGTTGGCAAAGCTGTAAACTCTCAAGCATTAACGGCTTCAGGTGCAGATGCGTCATTCGATGCAGTGATCTCAGTTGCTACTCTAATATCGGCACTAATTATGATGATATGGGGTATATCGGTGGATGCATGGTTAGGTGGGCTGATATCAATTGTTATCATTAAAGCAGGTATAAAAATGGTGATGTCGCCGATAAATGAACTTATTGGCAGACGAATAGATGCTAAACTAACGAAAAGCATAAAAATGGATGTGGCTGCAATTCAAGGAGTAAACGGTGCATACGATTTACTGCTACACAACTATGGACCAGAAAAAATGGTGGGATCGGTACATATCGAAATCGTAGACACTTTGAGCGCAAGTGAGATTTATACGATAACTAAGAATGTACAACGAAAGATAAGAGAGAAATACAATATCTTTCTAACGGTTGGAATATATGCTATAAACTCTAAAGATAAGACAGCTCTTGATATGCAAGAACAAATTAAGACTGTAATTGCAAAATATAAAAACATCATGCAGATGCACGGACTGTATATAGACAGAACGCTCAAAATTATACAGTTTGATATATTGGTGAGCTTTATGGAAAAAGACGTCGTAACGCTGAGGCAGAATGTTATCAACGGCATCAACGAGATATTTACTGACTATGACATAGAAATAAACATTGACAGGGATATCACTGACTGA
- a CDS encoding formate--tetrahydrofolate ligase encodes MKTELEIARECKLERIEKIADKIGVPSEELENYGKYIAKVPLKLIDADKVAKSNLILVTAISPTKAGIGKTTVSIGLSMAMNRLGKKSVLALREPSLGPCFGMKGGATGGGYSQVLPMDRINLHFTGDFHAITSAHNMIAALLDNYIYQHREEGFALKEVLWKRILDVNDRNLRCITTGIGPKTNGIIAESGFDITPASEIMAILCLAKDEEDLRLRIENILLGVTLDNKPFKVRDLGVGGAITVLLRDALSPNLVQTIEGTAAFIHGGPFANIAHGCNSILATKMAMTFGDYVVTEAGFGADLGAEKFLDIKCRKAGIQPKLTIIVATIMGLKMHGGMQVGDPNNGNIDNIKAGLENLDKHISNMRNMGQSVVVTLNRFSNDKEEEIELVSQHCQECGVGFAMNEAYMKGGEGCLELAQLAIDSISNNPSGDIKFTYSETDSIKDKITSVAKNVYGASNVVFKKSAVKALERIDEWGLGNYPVCIAKTQYSLSDDAKRHGVPKDFTFTIRDLVINTGAEMIVAVAGDIMRMPGLPKHPQAERIDIENGLLVGLE; translated from the coding sequence ATGAAAACGGAACTTGAAATTGCACGCGAATGCAAATTGGAACGCATTGAAAAAATTGCGGACAAGATTGGGGTACCAAGCGAGGAGCTTGAAAACTACGGCAAATATATTGCCAAAGTGCCACTGAAACTTATTGACGCTGACAAAGTTGCCAAAAGTAATCTTATTCTTGTTACTGCTATAAGCCCTACAAAGGCAGGTATCGGAAAAACCACTGTAAGCATTGGCTTATCTATGGCGATGAACAGACTGGGAAAGAAATCTGTGCTAGCGCTTCGTGAGCCGAGTCTTGGTCCTTGCTTCGGCATGAAGGGCGGTGCTACTGGTGGAGGTTATTCACAGGTGTTGCCAATGGATAGAATTAATCTGCATTTCACAGGTGATTTCCATGCAATTACTTCTGCTCACAACATGATTGCAGCATTGCTTGATAATTATATTTATCAACACCGAGAGGAAGGTTTTGCCCTGAAAGAAGTTCTGTGGAAACGAATTTTGGATGTCAATGACCGTAATTTGAGATGTATCACAACAGGTATTGGCCCAAAGACTAACGGCATTATTGCTGAAAGCGGATTTGACATTACTCCTGCAAGTGAAATCATGGCTATACTCTGCTTGGCAAAAGACGAAGAAGACCTGAGACTTAGAATTGAGAATATTCTACTTGGAGTGACACTCGACAACAAACCTTTCAAAGTAAGAGATCTTGGTGTTGGTGGAGCTATCACTGTTTTACTGAGAGACGCTTTATCACCAAACCTTGTACAGACAATAGAAGGAACAGCAGCATTCATTCACGGTGGTCCTTTTGCTAACATCGCTCATGGATGCAACAGTATCCTAGCAACAAAAATGGCAATGACATTTGGTGACTATGTTGTAACAGAAGCTGGATTCGGTGCAGATCTTGGTGCAGAGAAGTTCCTTGATATTAAATGCAGAAAAGCAGGAATACAGCCTAAGCTTACCATTATTGTGGCTACGATTATGGGACTAAAGATGCACGGAGGTATGCAGGTTGGAGATCCTAACAACGGAAATATCGACAACATAAAAGCTGGACTTGAAAATCTGGATAAGCACATCAGTAACATGCGCAATATGGGACAAAGCGTAGTTGTTACCTTAAACAGATTCAGCAACGATAAGGAAGAAGAAATAGAACTCGTCAGCCAGCACTGCCAAGAATGTGGAGTAGGATTTGCTATGAATGAGGCTTACATGAAAGGCGGTGAAGGTTGTCTTGAACTTGCACAGCTAGCAATAGACAGTATATCTAACAATCCTTCTGGAGATATTAAATTCACTTACAGCGAAACAGACAGCATAAAGGACAAGATTACAAGTGTTGCTAAAAATGTGTATGGTGCAAGCAACGTAGTATTCAAAAAGTCTGCTGTTAAAGCTCTCGAACGCATTGACGAATGGGGACTGGGGAATTATCCCGTATGTATCGCAAAGACACAATATTCACTAAGCGATGATGCTAAGAGACATGGTGTACCAAAGGACTTCACATTCACTATTCGTGACCTAGTGATAAACACAGGTGCCGAAATGATTGTGGCTGTAGCTGGAGACATCATGCGCATGCCTGGATTGCCAAAGCATCCACAGGCAGAAAGAATTGATATTGAAAACGGTCTACTTGTTGGACTGGAATAA